From a single Tachypleus tridentatus isolate NWPU-2018 chromosome 6, ASM421037v1, whole genome shotgun sequence genomic region:
- the LOC143253579 gene encoding BRCA1-associated protein produces MSICLVILRFEIASDYSLIPDLHYTAPKVTKIMAAKQNKVSSVKKETTYTEDESSQVTDEKEKDESNKEIEREKKRGCRELHKITVETLTNVDKFEPIVTKYKDTGRQSKDLEHPEHVHSVKKPELTDTSPPFQESVFQKPETTDRKEKKMGESVDTCMKKRESKKNKKSRGGTRDKPEKQAQEVDAKRKEKSEDGTSRSSDGNDKAKGTPESPKVKNTVSYSEIVTLPIKESEVDKLDIPENKDLNNKLSLGDVNAPINQNSSVMRITVVTDNLNAEETFNCVSESEKELSLVSSEGGQNVTDKSSKNACSQIQFYSGNHFVEVTKGILHLYKENQSTPVNEEAERSEMLCILAVPATMTSHDLLQYTAAFSSDIEHIRIIRDAKPNLYMVLLKFRTQKMADEFYKSYNGVRFNTIEPELCHLVYVAKVETVKESEEICMPLSGLTELPTCPVCLERMDESVEGILTILCNHSFHGTCLSKWGDTSCPVCRYCQTPEAVPDNHCFGCGSQESLWICLICGHVGCGRYVDGHAFKHYVETEHTYALHLGNNRVWDYAGDNYVHRLVQSKGDGKPVELESNRLSLEQEEKLDSVQLEYTYLLTSQLEAQRHFFEDRIARVEKEMFRQLEELKEKTKQAVEERKELEEKLARVSKEKQTHERKVSQLTGKLNKLSSDLKEEKEMNKCLRQYQQQWQDKLKDTEHHLMELKENKEKEINDLKDQVRDLMFYLEAQEKLQHVSETTRQEIEEGQIVVGATGQSHSSNSRHRRRKLR; encoded by the exons ATGTCAATTTGCTTAGTAATTTTGCGGTTTGAAATAGCTTCAGACTATTCTCTTATTCCAGATCTACATTACACAG CaccaaaagtaacaaaaattatgGCAGCAAAACAGAACAAAGTAAGttctgttaaaaaagaaacaacatataCTGAGGATGAAAGTAGCCAAGTTACTGATGAAAAGGAAAAAGATGAAAGTAACAAGGAAATTGAAAGAGAAAAGAAACGGGGATGTAGAGAGTTACACAAAATTACTGTTGAGACATTGACCAATGTCG ACAAATTTGAACCAATAGTTACAAAGTACAAAGATACGGGAAGACAGTCAAAAGACTTGGAACATCCTGAACATGTACATTCAGTGAAAAAGCCTGAATTAACAGACACAAGCCCTCCCTTTCAAGAGAGTGTCTTCCAAAAACCAGAAACTACAGacaggaaagaaaaaaagatggGCGAATCTGTGGATACTTGCATGAAGAAAAgagaaagtaagaaaaataagaaatctaGAGGTGGAACAAGAGATAAGCCAGAAAAACAGGCTCAAGAAGTCGATGCCAAAAGGAAAGAAAAGAGTGAAGATGGTACATCTAGATCCAGTGATGGAAATGATAAAGCAAAAGGAACACCAGAAAGCCCTAAAGTAAAAAATACGGTTTCTTACTCGGAAATTGTAACATTGCCCATTAAAGAAAGTGAAGTAGACAAATTGGACATTCCAGAGAATAAAGATctgaataataaattatctttagGGGACGTTAATGCACCTATTAATCAGAATTCTTCAGTTATGAGAATAACAGTTGTTACAGACAACTTGAATGCAGAAGAAACATTTAATTGTGTTAGTGAAAGTGAAAAAGAACTCTCTCTTGTATCTAGTGAAGGTGGACAAAATGTTACAGACAAGTCCTCTAAAAATGCATGTTCTCAGATTCAGTTTTATTCTGGCAATCATTTTGTGGAAGTCACAAAGGGAATATTACATCTTTACAAAGAAAA CCAGAGTACACCAGTGAATGAGGAAGCAGAACGCAGTGAGATGTTGTGTATTCTGGCCGTACCAGCAACTATGACTTCTCATGATCTTTTACAGTATACTGCTGCTTTCAG CTCTGATATAGAACACATACGAATTATTCGTGATGCTAAGCCTAATCTGTATATGGTTCTATTGAAGTTCAGAACTCAG aaaatggCTGATGAGTTTTACAAGAGCTACAATGGTGTTAGGTTCAATACGATTGAGCCAGAACTCTGCCATCTGGTCTATGTAGCCAAAGTGGAAACAGTGAAAGAATCTGAG GAAATTTGTATGCCACTGTCAGGACTTACTGAACTTCCTACTTGCCCTGTGTGTTTAGAAAGAATG GATGAATCTGTAGAAGGCATCTTAACAATCCTGTGTAACCATTCCTTCCATGGGACTTGTCTGTCTAAGTGGGGAGATACAAG CTGTCCTGTGTGCCGTTATTGTCAAACGCCTGAAGCTGTCCCAGACAACCATTGTTTTGGTTGTGGATCTCAAGAA AGCCTGTGGATCTGTTTGATATGTGGTCATGTTGGTTGTGGACGTTACGTTGATGGACATGCTTTTAA ACATTATGTTGAAACCGAGCACACATATGCTCTGCACCTCGGTAACAACCGGGTTTGGGACTATGCTGGAGATAATTATGTTCATCGATTGGTGCAGAGTAAAGGAGATGGGAAGCCAGTCGAACTAGAGAGCAACAGActaagt CTTGAACAAGAAGAGAAGTTAGACTCTGTGCAGCTTGAG TACACTTACTTACTGACAAGTCAGCTGGAAGCCCAGAGACATTTCTTTGAAGATCGTATTGCAAGAGTAGAGAAGGAGATGTTTCGGCAG CTGGAGGAACTCAAAGAAAAAACCAAACAAGCTGTGGAGGAAAGAAAAGAACTGGAAGAGAAGCTGGCTCGTGTTTCTAAGGAGAAACAAACTCATGAAAGGAAAGTTTCACAG CTTACAGGTAAACTTAACAAACTGTCTTCTGACCTGAAAGAAGAAAAGGAG ATGAATAAATGTCTCCGTCAGTATCAACAGCAGTGGCAGGATAAATTGAAAGACACAGAACATCACCTAATGGAGCTaaaggaaaacaaagaaaag GAAATAAATGACCTCAAGGACCAGGTTCGAGACCTTATGTTTTACCTAGAAGCACAGGAAAAACTCCAGCATGTTTCTGAAACAACACGTCAAGAAATTGAGGAAGGGCAAATTGTCGTTGGGGCAACAGGACAATCCCATAGCAGCAACTCGCGTCACAGACGTAGAAAGCTTCGTTAA